A section of the Pirellulales bacterium genome encodes:
- a CDS encoding metal-dependent transcriptional regulator yields the protein MPSLTVENYVKAIYQIGLGGDQPNVATGQLAAALGVSPGTVTSMLKTLNESGLATYQPYSGVSLTKSGSALALRVIRRHRLIELFLAKTLQLTWDEVHEEAEHMEHAVSDLLVDRIDDYLGHPAVDPHGDPIPRADGSMAATAAMSLAACPPGKSFRITRVLDQSPEFLRYLTASHLALGTVGEVTVLQPESGLMTIRVEGQEFAVSLPAAGQIQIELA from the coding sequence ATGCCCAGTCTCACTGTGGAAAATTATGTTAAGGCCATTTATCAAATTGGCCTGGGCGGGGACCAGCCAAACGTGGCCACTGGTCAGTTGGCCGCGGCCTTGGGCGTTTCACCCGGAACGGTGACCAGCATGCTCAAGACGCTGAACGAAAGCGGATTGGCGACCTATCAGCCGTATTCCGGCGTTAGCCTCACCAAATCCGGTTCGGCATTGGCCTTGCGGGTGATACGGCGACATCGACTGATCGAATTATTCCTGGCCAAGACCCTGCAATTGACGTGGGACGAGGTCCACGAAGAAGCGGAACACATGGAACATGCCGTCAGCGATTTGCTGGTGGATCGAATCGATGACTATCTGGGTCATCCCGCGGTCGATCCCCACGGTGATCCCATCCCGCGGGCGGATGGATCGATGGCGGCGACGGCGGCGATGTCGCTGGCGGCCTGCCCCCCGGGCAAATCGTTTCGTATCACGCGGGTGCTGGACCAATCGCCCGAATTTTTACGATATTTGACCGCCAGTCATCTGGCCCTGGGAACCGTCGGCGAAGTTACGGTATTGCAGCCTGAATCCGGGCTAATGACAATTCGAGTCGAAGGGCAAGAATTTGCGGTCAGCCTGCCCGCCGCCGGGCAGATTCAAATTGAGCTGGCGTGA
- the mqnC gene encoding cyclic dehypoxanthinyl futalosine synthase, whose amino-acid sequence MITKLLDKSIAGERLTPAEGLQLLQSHDLTALGQAADAVTRRLHPEDFRTYNIDRNINYTNICTAVCDFCAFYRTPRHAEGYVLDRQTLLQKVRETAELGGDQILMQGGLHPDFKLEWYEELLSDIKREFPQINVHGFSPPEIHHFTKVSKLPLREVLTRLKAAGLGSLPGGGAEILVDRVRAAITRGKVMTEDWLNVNRVWHELGGRSTATMMFGHVETLAERIEHLERLRQLQDETGGFTAFICWTFQPEHTDMAHLPPAGGFEYLKTQAVARLYLDNFANIQSSWVTQGLKVGQLALLYGANDMGSLMIEENVVSAAGTVHYLSLNQMRDAIREVGYIPRRRNVFYELLPEPADSAAYDVPAYQAVSVQQQTAQQAAQQILDPKLARANDLLRVVNQA is encoded by the coding sequence ATGATTACGAAACTGTTGGATAAATCAATCGCGGGAGAACGGCTAACTCCGGCCGAGGGGTTGCAGCTCTTGCAGTCGCACGACCTAACGGCATTAGGGCAGGCGGCTGACGCAGTCACGCGCCGCCTGCATCCAGAAGACTTTCGAACCTACAATATCGACCGCAATATCAACTACACCAATATTTGCACGGCGGTTTGTGATTTTTGTGCTTTTTATCGTACTCCCCGACATGCCGAAGGATATGTATTAGACCGTCAGACACTATTGCAAAAAGTCCGGGAAACCGCCGAGTTGGGGGGGGATCAAATCCTGATGCAAGGAGGCTTGCACCCGGATTTTAAGCTGGAGTGGTACGAAGAATTATTATCGGATATCAAGCGAGAGTTTCCCCAGATTAACGTGCATGGCTTTAGCCCGCCCGAGATCCATCACTTTACCAAAGTCAGCAAGCTCCCCTTGCGGGAGGTGCTAACCCGGTTAAAGGCCGCGGGACTGGGAAGCCTGCCCGGCGGTGGGGCCGAGATTTTGGTCGATCGCGTCCGCGCTGCGATCACCCGCGGCAAAGTCATGACCGAAGATTGGCTGAATGTGAACCGCGTTTGGCACGAATTAGGGGGGCGCAGCACGGCCACCATGATGTTTGGACATGTCGAGACTTTGGCCGAGCGCATCGAACATTTAGAACGGTTGCGGCAACTCCAGGACGAAACCGGCGGCTTTACCGCGTTTATTTGCTGGACTTTTCAGCCGGAACATACGGATATGGCTCATCTGCCCCCGGCAGGAGGTTTTGAATATCTCAAGACCCAGGCGGTCGCGCGGTTGTATCTGGACAACTTTGCCAATATTCAGTCAAGTTGGGTCACCCAGGGGCTAAAAGTCGGGCAACTGGCGTTGCTGTACGGAGCAAACGACATGGGGAGCCTGATGATTGAGGAAAACGTGGTTTCAGCCGCGGGGACGGTGCATTATCTGAGCCTTAATCAAATGCGCGACGCTATCCGCGAGGTGGGGTACATCCCCCGCCGGCGAAATGTCTTTTATGAATTGCTGCCTGAGCCGGCTGATTCCGCCGCTTATGATGTCCCGGCTTACCAAGCGGTTTCGGTCCAACAACAAACGGCCCAGCAGGCTGCCCAGCAAATCCTCGACCCAAAATTGGCCCGGGCAAATGACCTGCTGCGGGTGGTCAACCAGGCTTAA
- a CDS encoding aminotransferase class V-fold PLP-dependent enzyme, translating to MASLNPLMVAEEWQFPPGVTYLNHGSFGPPPRIVQASQAQWRARMNANPMEFFDRVLEPAWFAARDILAKLVGASPDNLVFQENCTAAMNAVARSVIMRTGDEVLLTDHEYGAVVRIWQRKCQESGAHEPIIARLTTPFTTAQQVVDDILAAITPRTTIVVLSHITSATAVTLPVAHITAAIRACHGERVIVVVDGPHAVAQLDLGLDALDCDFYVASCHKWLCAPLGSGFLYAHPRWQANLSAPILSWGRVPPAQPREPRDEFLWPGTRDHSPYLTIPAAIDFLGQTVGWSQFREYTFGLAAHAKERLTAIYGRPPLAPATMEWCGTMALVELPPGDAPPIKRALWEQYGIECPVLNWQNRRFVRVSAHLYNTVDQIERLCAALSNLC from the coding sequence ATGGCCAGTTTGAACCCTTTAATGGTGGCGGAGGAATGGCAGTTTCCGCCCGGGGTGACCTATCTTAATCATGGTTCCTTTGGACCTCCCCCCCGGATTGTTCAAGCAAGCCAGGCGCAGTGGCGCGCGCGGATGAATGCCAACCCCATGGAGTTTTTTGACCGCGTGTTGGAACCAGCCTGGTTTGCAGCGCGGGACATTCTGGCCAAACTGGTCGGCGCATCCCCCGACAACCTGGTATTTCAAGAAAACTGCACCGCCGCCATGAACGCCGTCGCCCGCTCGGTCATCATGCGGACAGGGGACGAAGTGCTACTGACGGACCATGAATACGGCGCTGTTGTGCGCATTTGGCAGCGCAAATGCCAGGAATCTGGCGCTCACGAGCCAATCATTGCCCGGTTAACCACTCCTTTTACGACGGCTCAACAGGTGGTGGATGATATTTTAGCGGCGATTACCCCCCGCACGACTATCGTCGTCCTGAGCCATATCACCTCAGCCACCGCCGTGACCCTTCCGGTGGCGCATATCACCGCGGCGATTCGCGCTTGCCATGGAGAGCGGGTCATCGTGGTTGTGGACGGTCCCCATGCCGTGGCCCAGCTTGATTTAGGCCTGGATGCTTTGGATTGCGACTTTTATGTAGCCAGTTGTCACAAATGGCTGTGCGCGCCCCTGGGGAGCGGTTTCTTATATGCGCATCCCCGGTGGCAGGCGAATCTTAGCGCTCCTATTCTCAGTTGGGGACGCGTCCCGCCGGCCCAGCCTCGAGAACCGCGGGATGAATTTTTGTGGCCGGGCACACGGGATCATTCGCCGTATTTGACGATTCCCGCGGCGATTGACTTTTTAGGTCAGACGGTGGGTTGGAGTCAATTTCGCGAATACACTTTTGGCCTGGCTGCCCACGCTAAAGAGCGCTTGACCGCCATTTATGGCCGTCCCCCGCTAGCGCCCGCCACCATGGAATGGTGCGGGACGATGGCGCTTGTGGAATTACCCCCTGGCGACGCCCCCCCCATCAAACGGGCGCTTTGGGAACAATATGGCATCGAATGTCCCGTCTTGAACTGGCAAAATCGCCGCTTTGTGCGTGTTTCCGCTCATTTGTACAACACGGTGGACCAGATAGAGCGGTTATGCGCCGCGCTTTCAAATCTGTGTTAA
- a CDS encoding PEP-CTERM sorting domain-containing protein, with amino-acid sequence MSHTPAVLRRFGICLFAFCCLVFAPCDGFCQTLYLGTDAGPVTPAVANSSFTSALALFGVDDLESYPGFSLDPTLTFPGTGATAQSDVNFVAAFAALAVSGTNSLLDAGPASATEPGIPDWFALNKPVTGFGFYATNVGDSDANTLSLILENTVTASSKTVPVGTFGPGLAFNNRLFIGVTDTDPFNKITLVESNDFDGVLLDNITVGFIPEPSSWMLAGLVIAGCGIWWRQGR; translated from the coding sequence ATGAGCCACACACCCGCCGTGTTACGCCGTTTTGGCATTTGTCTTTTTGCGTTCTGTTGCTTGGTGTTTGCCCCCTGTGACGGTTTTTGCCAAACACTATATCTGGGAACCGATGCCGGTCCCGTGACGCCCGCCGTGGCCAACAGCAGCTTTACCTCCGCGCTGGCGCTGTTTGGCGTGGATGACCTGGAAAGCTATCCCGGTTTTTCGCTGGATCCCACCCTAACTTTCCCTGGCACGGGCGCGACCGCTCAGTCCGATGTGAATTTTGTCGCGGCATTTGCGGCTTTGGCTGTGAGCGGAACGAATAGCTTACTGGACGCGGGACCGGCCTCCGCCACCGAACCTGGTATTCCCGACTGGTTTGCCCTAAATAAGCCTGTCACGGGCTTTGGCTTTTACGCGACAAACGTCGGTGATAGTGATGCTAACACACTGAGCCTGATCCTGGAAAATACCGTGACCGCATCCTCCAAAACCGTCCCCGTGGGGACATTTGGCCCTGGTTTGGCGTTTAATAATCGCTTATTCATCGGCGTGACCGACACGGATCCCTTTAACAAGATCACCTTGGTCGAAAGCAATGACTTTGATGGTGTATTGCTGGATAACATCACCGTGGGATTTATCCCCGAACCGTCAAGCTGGATGTTGGCGGGGTTGGTGATCGCGGGGTGTGGAATTTGGTGGCGGCAGGGTCGGTAG
- a CDS encoding Xaa-Pro peptidase family protein translates to MTDRFARRRELLRKSLHKEKIPSLLVQRETNVHWLTGFTGEDSILFLDPQREILITDSRFVTQLADECPNLELVVRKTGRGTQTMDQAVARTLKKLGIRSCGCEADTMTVGLRERIDENLKGKLDWVSTHALIENLRAVKDAQEIREIRQAVKIAEEAFVSCLDKLSPDEREIDFAHQLEQAIRNRGGSGHSFEPIVAVGPRAALPHGRASHAKLGENPLLLVDWGARANRYVSDLTRIVITGKTHPKLEKIYRAVLAAQKAAIAKIRPGVECSVVDAAARNSIAAAGFGKYFGHGLGHGIGLDVHEMPRFNTTSTQILEPGMIVTVEPGIYLPGFGGVRLEDDVLVTKDGHEVLSTLPKSWNSTRAAWVT, encoded by the coding sequence ATGACCGATCGTTTTGCCCGCCGCCGGGAATTGTTGCGCAAATCCCTGCACAAAGAAAAAATCCCCAGCTTGTTGGTGCAGCGCGAAACCAACGTTCATTGGTTAACCGGGTTTACCGGCGAGGATTCGATCCTTTTTCTTGATCCGCAACGCGAAATTTTGATTACAGACTCCCGCTTTGTCACCCAATTGGCGGATGAATGTCCCAATTTGGAGTTGGTAGTCCGCAAAACCGGTCGCGGGACCCAGACGATGGATCAGGCGGTTGCGCGCACCCTCAAAAAACTAGGGATTCGGTCCTGCGGCTGCGAGGCCGACACCATGACCGTGGGCCTGCGGGAGCGAATCGATGAAAACCTCAAAGGAAAGCTAGACTGGGTCAGTACCCACGCCCTCATTGAAAACCTGCGCGCTGTTAAGGATGCCCAGGAAATCCGCGAGATTCGCCAGGCGGTAAAAATCGCCGAAGAGGCCTTTGTCTCGTGTTTAGATAAACTTTCCCCGGACGAGCGGGAAATCGATTTTGCCCATCAACTCGAGCAGGCAATTCGCAATCGCGGTGGCAGCGGTCATAGTTTTGAGCCGATCGTGGCTGTCGGACCTCGCGCGGCTTTGCCGCATGGGCGTGCTAGCCATGCCAAATTAGGCGAAAATCCGCTGCTATTGGTCGATTGGGGAGCGCGGGCCAATCGTTATGTCAGCGATCTGACGCGAATTGTCATTACCGGCAAGACTCACCCCAAATTGGAAAAAATTTATCGCGCGGTCCTGGCGGCACAAAAAGCGGCCATCGCCAAAATTCGCCCCGGGGTCGAATGTTCCGTCGTCGACGCCGCCGCGCGAAACTCCATCGCCGCAGCTGGATTTGGCAAGTATTTTGGGCATGGCCTGGGTCATGGCATAGGTCTGGATGTCCATGAAATGCCACGTTTTAACACCACCTCCACCCAAATTTTAGAACCAGGGATGATCGTCACCGTGGAACCGGGAATATATTTGCCGGGATTTGGCGGCGTGCGGTTAGAAGACGACGTTTTGGTGACCAAAGACGGACATGAAGTGCTCAGCACTTTACCAAAAAGTTGGAATTCAACACGGGCGGCTTGGGTTACGTAA
- the accB gene encoding acetyl-CoA carboxylase biotin carboxyl carrier protein → MTNSGAGQGDIFDVKKVRRLVELMKEHDLSEIDLKQGEQRVRLRRGYEPQVSGTVAPPLAMSSVPAPAPAAASKPAASSAPPDDANQIVIKSPMVGTYYSRPNPESPNYVKIGDHIGAETVVCIIEAMKVFNQIPAEVTGQVTAILVENGQPVEFGQPLFKLSPG, encoded by the coding sequence ATGACGAATTCCGGTGCGGGCCAGGGCGATATTTTTGACGTAAAAAAAGTTCGCCGATTAGTGGAACTGATGAAGGAACACGATCTTTCGGAAATTGATCTTAAGCAAGGAGAGCAACGGGTCCGCTTGCGGCGGGGGTATGAACCCCAAGTCAGCGGCACGGTCGCGCCCCCCCTGGCCATGTCCTCGGTTCCCGCCCCGGCTCCCGCGGCTGCAAGCAAGCCTGCCGCCTCATCCGCCCCCCCTGATGACGCCAACCAGATCGTCATCAAAAGCCCGATGGTCGGGACATATTATTCGCGTCCCAATCCCGAATCTCCCAACTATGTCAAAATTGGGGATCATATTGGCGCGGAAACCGTGGTCTGCATTATTGAGGCGATGAAGGTCTTTAACCAGATACCCGCCGAAGTGACGGGACAAGTCACGGCGATCTTGGTGGAAAATGGCCAACCGGTCGAATTTGGCCAGCCATTATTCAAACTTTCCCCGGGCTAA
- a CDS encoding 6-phosphofructokinase — protein sequence MASDITTLKRPPRIAAPFRRVGILFAGGPAPAANAVISAAAISFLRNGIDVVGILHGYSSLVEFGPERPLVQGQDYIVIDQKMLRRTRNSQGIMIGTARTNPGKNVSHPSHLDDPERVKPLRTVYEGMCSLGIDCLISIGGDDTLKTANKFKLFQDRLPADARRIPVVHLPKTIDNDYTGIDFTFGYFTAVETLASEIRNLLYDAEAGRAYFLCETMGRSAGWLAYGAAIAGEASLVISVEDIHGKFRATEQVTDPKTGETKTRFVMNVDEVVNRIIKTMRLREEVEGKQYGVIVMAEGLAELLPQKYLQGVGRDDHGHISIAEINLGKMFSKLVADEFKKQTGKTRKVNGMQLGYEVRCARPHAFDAMLGSQLGVGAYRALVEQRLNGVMVSVSGQLDLNYVPFEQLVNPETLVTVVRYISPTSDFYKLARFLESDVGD from the coding sequence ATGGCCAGCGATATCACCACCCTTAAACGCCCTCCCCGTATTGCAGCTCCGTTTCGTCGTGTCGGCATCCTTTTTGCCGGTGGGCCGGCTCCAGCCGCCAATGCCGTTATTTCCGCCGCCGCGATCTCTTTTTTACGCAATGGCATCGACGTGGTGGGGATTCTGCATGGGTATTCCAGCTTGGTTGAATTTGGACCGGAACGGCCGCTGGTGCAGGGGCAGGATTACATCGTCATTGACCAAAAAATGCTGCGGCGGACGCGGAATTCCCAGGGGATCATGATCGGCACCGCCCGGACCAACCCCGGCAAGAATGTTTCCCATCCCAGCCACCTGGATGATCCCGAACGGGTCAAACCCCTGCGCACCGTCTATGAGGGGATGTGTTCGCTAGGTATTGATTGCCTGATTAGCATTGGCGGCGACGACACGCTTAAAACGGCGAATAAATTTAAGCTCTTCCAGGATCGACTCCCCGCCGACGCGCGGCGGATCCCCGTCGTCCACCTGCCCAAGACCATCGATAACGACTATACGGGGATTGATTTTACGTTTGGCTATTTTACGGCGGTAGAGACGCTCGCCAGCGAGATTCGCAACTTATTGTACGACGCCGAGGCGGGGCGCGCGTATTTTTTGTGCGAAACCATGGGCCGTTCGGCGGGTTGGCTGGCCTATGGAGCGGCCATCGCCGGCGAGGCGTCGCTAGTGATCAGCGTCGAGGATATCCACGGTAAATTTCGGGCGACGGAACAAGTGACCGACCCCAAAACGGGCGAAACCAAAACCCGCTTTGTCATGAATGTGGATGAAGTCGTCAACCGCATCATCAAGACCATGCGGCTGCGCGAAGAAGTCGAAGGCAAGCAATACGGCGTGATCGTCATGGCCGAGGGCCTGGCCGAGCTTTTGCCCCAAAAATATTTGCAAGGGGTCGGTCGCGACGACCACGGACATATCAGCATTGCCGAAATCAACCTGGGCAAGATGTTTAGTAAGCTTGTCGCGGATGAGTTTAAAAAGCAAACCGGCAAAACCCGCAAGGTCAACGGCATGCAACTGGGTTACGAAGTCCGCTGCGCCCGGCCGCACGCCTTTGACGCCATGCTGGGAAGCCAGTTGGGCGTGGGGGCCTACCGGGCTTTGGTGGAACAACGGCTTAATGGCGTGATGGTCAGCGTCAGCGGCCAGTTGGACCTGAACTATGTCCCTTTTGAACAGTTGGTCAATCCGGAAACTCTGGTCACGGTCGTGCGGTATATTTCTCCGACAAGCGATTTTTATAAACTGGCCCGCTTTTTAGAATCGGATGTGGGAGATTAA
- a CDS encoding menaquinone biosynthesis protein has protein sequence MKTLGKKLQLGAVSYLNTKPLIEGLAELAPYANLQLDYPSRLADRLARGELDVALIPSVEYFQNPAYRIISDACIGCRGPVLSVKLFSRVPMDQIRTLALDEGSRTSAALTKILLWQRFGIRPRLQPLPVMAGLADADTDAVLLIGDRAIFSPSGKFAEVWDLGDEWCRWAELPFVFAMWVARPEIDTTEITTALELARDRGVAQLGQIALREAATLGMTVPQCHSYLRDNLYFYLGPREARGLALFYQHAQALGLAPAGVNLVRHDYETVG, from the coding sequence ATGAAAACGCTCGGCAAAAAATTACAACTCGGCGCTGTCAGCTACCTCAACACCAAGCCCCTTATCGAGGGACTGGCAGAACTAGCCCCTTACGCCAATTTGCAGTTGGATTATCCCAGCCGCTTGGCGGATCGCCTGGCCCGGGGGGAGCTTGACGTGGCTCTGATCCCCTCGGTCGAGTATTTTCAAAATCCCGCTTATCGGATTATCTCGGATGCGTGCATTGGTTGCCGGGGACCGGTCCTGAGTGTCAAGCTATTTAGTCGGGTGCCCATGGATCAGATCCGCACACTGGCCCTGGATGAAGGATCGCGCACCAGTGCCGCATTGACTAAAATTCTCTTGTGGCAGCGGTTTGGCATAAGGCCGCGGTTGCAACCCTTGCCGGTTATGGCGGGCTTGGCCGATGCCGACACCGATGCCGTCCTGCTCATCGGTGATCGCGCGATTTTTTCCCCAAGTGGCAAATTTGCCGAAGTTTGGGACTTAGGGGATGAATGGTGCCGTTGGGCGGAGCTACCCTTTGTGTTTGCCATGTGGGTGGCACGGCCTGAGATCGACACCACCGAAATCACCACTGCGCTAGAGTTAGCCCGTGACCGGGGGGTCGCCCAGTTGGGTCAAATTGCCCTCCGTGAAGCGGCGACGCTGGGGATGACCGTTCCACAGTGTCATAGTTATTTGCGGGACAACCTGTATTTCTACCTTGGCCCGCGCGAAGCGCGCGGCTTGGCCCTTTTTTATCAGCATGCGCAAGCGTTGGGCTTGGCGCCCGCGGGAGTCAACCTTGTCCGCCATGATTACGAAACTGTTGGATAA
- a CDS encoding ABC transporter ATP-binding protein encodes MIELLDVYRSYGSKVAVSGLNLNVYPGELLAYLGPNGAGKTTTIKMLVGLLRPTAGTIRICGYDIVTQTRQAHQLVGYVPDEPYLYDKLTGREFLWFVGEVHALDRGKIASRVAELTERFELSNFLDELAESYSHGMKQRVAFAAALLHDPAVLIVDEPMVGLDPRSARLVRILLGEMAAAGKSVLMSTHSLGVAEQIASRIGIIDGGRLRFTGTLDQLRQTAPQDTLNLEELFLRFIANRDLPVSNTADPTPPA; translated from the coding sequence ATGATCGAACTGCTGGACGTCTATCGCAGTTATGGCTCCAAGGTCGCCGTATCCGGGTTAAACTTAAACGTTTACCCCGGAGAATTGCTGGCCTATTTAGGCCCAAACGGAGCTGGCAAAACCACCACCATCAAAATGCTGGTGGGTTTATTGCGCCCCACCGCCGGCACGATCCGCATTTGCGGATATGATATTGTCACCCAGACCCGCCAGGCGCATCAATTGGTCGGCTATGTCCCGGATGAGCCTTACCTGTATGACAAGCTTACCGGACGGGAATTTTTGTGGTTTGTGGGAGAGGTTCACGCGCTCGACCGCGGTAAAATCGCCAGCCGCGTCGCGGAACTGACCGAACGGTTTGAATTAAGCAATTTTTTGGATGAACTGGCCGAGAGCTACTCCCACGGCATGAAACAACGGGTCGCCTTTGCCGCGGCCCTGCTGCATGATCCGGCGGTCCTGATCGTGGATGAGCCAATGGTCGGCCTGGACCCGCGCAGCGCGCGGCTGGTTCGAATTTTACTAGGCGAGATGGCCGCCGCCGGTAAAAGCGTCCTGATGTCCACGCATTCCCTGGGCGTGGCCGAGCAAATTGCCAGCAGAATTGGTATTATTGATGGAGGCCGATTGCGATTTACCGGCACCCTGGACCAACTGCGGCAAACCGCGCCCCAGGACACGCTCAACCTGGAAGAGTTGTTTTTGCGATTTATCGCCAATCGCGATTTACCCGTGTCTAATACCGCCGATCCCACGCCCCCCGCATGA
- the accC gene encoding acetyl-CoA carboxylase biotin carboxylase subunit, with protein MFKRILIANRGEIALRVIRACRELGIESVAVYSEADRGAHYLTLADEAYCIGGPKAAESYLKIDRVISAAEIGDVQAIHPGFGFLSENAHFNEVCRACQIGFIGPTPEAMAKLGDKNSARKLARQANVPVVPGSDGLITDEQEAVRVAREIGFPVLIKATAGGGGRGMRVASNDLTLKSAIQQASAEAQAAFGNAGIYLERYIEKPRHVEVQIIADQHGNVLHLYERDCSTQRRHQKLIEESPSSRLDPAVRQAMCDAAVNLARTAGYTNAGTVEFIVDQQGNFYFIEVNARIQVEHPVTELLTGVDLIKLQIMVAAGEKLPFTQEEVQPRGAVIECRINAEDPAKNFQPSPGKITQLIPPGGPGVRWDSHAYSGYTVSPYYDSMIGKLIVYQPTRAQAIQTTLRALREMKIEGIATTIPLQQEILSNAAFASGTIDTKFVERELLG; from the coding sequence ATGTTTAAACGCATACTTATTGCCAATCGCGGAGAAATTGCCCTGCGTGTGATCCGCGCTTGCCGCGAACTGGGGATTGAATCGGTGGCGGTTTACAGCGAAGCCGACCGCGGCGCACATTATTTGACCCTGGCGGACGAGGCGTATTGCATCGGCGGCCCCAAGGCGGCTGAATCATATTTAAAGATTGATCGAGTCATCAGCGCCGCCGAAATTGGCGATGTCCAGGCGATTCATCCGGGCTTTGGTTTTTTATCCGAAAACGCCCACTTTAACGAAGTGTGCCGCGCTTGCCAGATCGGTTTTATTGGCCCCACGCCCGAGGCGATGGCCAAATTGGGGGATAAAAATTCCGCCCGCAAACTGGCGCGGCAGGCGAATGTGCCGGTGGTTCCCGGCAGCGATGGCCTGATCACCGACGAACAAGAGGCGGTGCGTGTCGCGCGGGAGATCGGCTTTCCGGTCTTGATCAAGGCGACCGCCGGAGGGGGTGGGCGCGGCATGCGTGTCGCCAGCAACGATCTCACCCTCAAAAGCGCGATCCAGCAAGCCAGCGCCGAGGCGCAGGCCGCCTTTGGCAACGCGGGAATTTACCTGGAGCGCTATATCGAAAAACCCCGCCATGTCGAGGTGCAAATCATCGCCGACCAGCACGGCAATGTTCTGCATCTGTATGAGCGCGATTGTTCCACCCAGCGCCGGCATCAAAAATTGATCGAGGAAAGCCCTTCGAGCCGCCTGGATCCCGCCGTCCGACAGGCCATGTGCGACGCCGCGGTCAATCTGGCGCGGACCGCCGGATATACCAATGCGGGCACGGTCGAATTTATCGTCGATCAGCAGGGGAATTTTTACTTTATCGAGGTGAACGCGCGGATTCAGGTCGAACACCCGGTGACCGAATTACTGACCGGAGTCGATTTGATCAAACTTCAAATCATGGTCGCCGCGGGAGAAAAACTTCCCTTTACCCAGGAAGAAGTCCAACCGCGCGGGGCGGTGATCGAATGTCGAATCAACGCCGAGGATCCCGCAAAAAATTTCCAACCTTCTCCCGGTAAAATCACCCAACTGATCCCCCCTGGTGGTCCGGGAGTGCGTTGGGATTCGCATGCCTATAGCGGCTACACGGTCAGCCCCTATTATGACTCGATGATTGGCAAACTGATTGTCTACCAGCCCACCCGAGCGCAAGCCATTCAAACCACGCTACGGGCATTGCGCGAGATGAAAATCGAAGGGATCGCTACCACCATCCCCCTACAACAAGAAATCCTCAGCAACGCCGCCTTTGCCAGCGGAACCATCGATACCAAATTTGTCGAACGGGAACTCTTGGGTTAA